One window of Jannaschia sp. CCS1 genomic DNA carries:
- a CDS encoding ABC transporter substrate-binding protein gives MSMKKLTASLLATTMLVGTAASAQDVTLTIESWRNDDLTLWQDVIIPAFEAENPGISVQFTPSAPAEYNAVLNSKLDAGSAGDLITCRPFDASLALYEAGHLTDLSDLDAMANFSDVAQSAWQTDDGAATFCMPMASVIHGFIYNADAFAELGLEEPTNVDEFFAVLDAIEEDGNYIPMAMGTADQWEAATMGYNNIGPNYWRGEEGRLALIAGEQSLTDPEWVGPLEQLARWGDYLGRGYEAQTYPDSQNLFTLGRAAIYPAGSWEITGFNAQADFAMGAFAPPVPNAGDECFISDHTDIAIGLNAASPNAEAARTFLNWVGSAEFASIYANALPGFFPLSNAEVELEDPLAQEMISWRGECESSIRSTYQILSRGTPNLENETWNASTQVIRGAEAPADAAARLQEGLASWYEPQQ, from the coding sequence ATGTCCATGAAGAAACTTACCGCCAGCCTGCTGGCCACAACCATGCTGGTCGGCACCGCCGCATCTGCGCAGGATGTGACGCTGACGATCGAAAGCTGGCGCAACGACGACCTGACGCTTTGGCAGGACGTCATTATCCCGGCGTTTGAAGCCGAAAACCCCGGCATCTCGGTTCAGTTCACGCCGTCTGCGCCTGCGGAATACAACGCCGTCCTGAACTCGAAGCTGGACGCAGGCTCCGCCGGTGACCTGATCACCTGCCGTCCGTTTGATGCGTCCCTCGCGCTCTATGAGGCGGGTCACCTGACCGACCTCAGCGATCTGGACGCGATGGCCAACTTCTCGGACGTGGCGCAATCCGCATGGCAGACCGATGATGGCGCGGCGACCTTCTGCATGCCGATGGCCTCCGTGATCCACGGCTTCATCTACAACGCCGACGCCTTCGCGGAGCTTGGCTTGGAAGAGCCCACGAACGTTGACGAATTCTTCGCCGTGCTCGACGCGATTGAGGAGGACGGCAATTACATCCCGATGGCCATGGGCACCGCCGACCAGTGGGAAGCGGCCACCATGGGCTACAACAATATCGGGCCAAACTACTGGCGCGGCGAAGAAGGTCGCCTCGCCTTGATTGCCGGTGAACAATCACTCACGGATCCCGAATGGGTCGGACCGCTGGAACAGCTTGCACGTTGGGGCGATTACCTCGGCCGCGGCTATGAGGCACAGACCTATCCGGATAGCCAAAACCTGTTCACCTTGGGGCGCGCCGCGATTTATCCGGCAGGCAGCTGGGAAATCACCGGCTTCAACGCGCAGGCCGACTTTGCTATGGGTGCCTTCGCCCCGCCGGTGCCGAACGCGGGCGATGAGTGTTTCATCTCGGATCACACCGATATCGCCATCGGTCTGAACGCCGCCTCCCCCAATGCCGAAGCCGCACGCACCTTCCTCAATTGGGTTGGTTCGGCTGAGTTTGCCTCCATCTACGCCAACGCGCTGCCGGGCTTCTTCCCGCTGTCAAACGCCGAGGTTGAACTGGAAGATCCGCTGGCGCAGGAAATGATTTCCTGGCGAGGGGAGTGTGAAAGCTCGATCCGGTCCACCTACCAGATCCTGTCGCGCGGCACGCCGAACCTGGAAAACGAGACGTGGAACGCCTCCACCCAGGTGATCCGTGGCGCAGAAGCCCCCGCCGACGCCGCCGCGCGTCTGCAGGAAGGCCTCGCCTCCTGGTACGAACCGCAGCAGTAA
- a CDS encoding TRAP transporter large permease — protein MLWQQLQQQTIELGWDFYVPIIVFVILVALAVPVWASIGAAAIIMLMMSGALPLSLVGESLFHGIDHFALTAVPLFILTGDVLVRTGLSKKFLDVAEAITCWAKGGFGSATVLVCGMFAAISGSDAAGAAAVGRMTIARLVESGYPRPYACALVAAGACTGILIPPSIAYIVIGLVLGVNVSILFLAAVIPGTLVLGAILLTNIIVNRRHAYEGGGLMTAGEWAANLWKTIKSGWYAFLVPGIIFYGIFSGRLTPTEAGAVAVVTCIAIGFIIGTLKFSDFPAMLVSSAKVNGVILPIIAFSLPLAQALAILGVPQGFVAAATGVSDDPRVLILMMILILIAAGCVMETTPNIVILAPILFPLAQNIGMNEIQFCVMMITALGVGFITPPLGLNLFVVSGITGESILKIAARAVPFVGFMLIVTLMIAYIPWISTALLPDVYR, from the coding sequence ATGCTTTGGCAACAACTCCAACAACAAACTATTGAGCTTGGCTGGGATTTCTACGTCCCGATCATCGTCTTCGTGATCCTCGTCGCCCTGGCCGTTCCGGTCTGGGCCTCCATCGGGGCGGCGGCGATCATCATGTTGATGATGTCCGGCGCTTTGCCCCTGTCATTGGTCGGTGAAAGCCTGTTCCACGGCATTGACCACTTCGCCCTGACCGCCGTGCCGCTGTTTATTCTGACCGGTGACGTGCTGGTCCGAACGGGGCTGTCGAAGAAGTTTCTTGATGTGGCCGAAGCCATCACCTGTTGGGCCAAGGGGGGCTTCGGCTCGGCTACGGTTCTGGTCTGCGGCATGTTCGCCGCGATTTCGGGCTCGGACGCAGCGGGGGCCGCTGCCGTGGGTCGCATGACCATCGCGCGATTGGTGGAATCCGGCTATCCGCGCCCCTATGCCTGTGCGCTGGTCGCCGCGGGCGCCTGCACCGGTATCCTGATCCCGCCGTCGATTGCCTATATCGTCATCGGGCTGGTGCTGGGTGTGAACGTCTCCATCCTGTTTCTGGCGGCTGTGATCCCCGGCACTTTGGTTCTGGGCGCGATCCTGTTGACCAACATCATTGTCAATCGCCGCCATGCCTATGAGGGCGGCGGGTTGATGACCGCCGGTGAGTGGGCCGCGAACCTTTGGAAGACGATCAAGTCCGGTTGGTACGCGTTTCTGGTGCCCGGCATCATCTTCTACGGTATCTTCTCTGGCCGTCTGACCCCGACCGAAGCCGGGGCCGTTGCCGTCGTGACCTGTATCGCCATCGGCTTCATTATCGGCACGCTGAAATTCAGCGACTTCCCCGCGATGCTGGTCAGTTCTGCCAAGGTGAACGGGGTGATCCTGCCGATCATCGCCTTCTCCCTGCCACTGGCCCAAGCCCTCGCCATTCTTGGTGTGCCGCAGGGGTTTGTTGCCGCCGCGACGGGTGTCAGCGATGATCCTCGTGTCTTGATCCTGATGATGATCCTGATCCTGATTGCGGCCGGTTGTGTGATGGAGACGACGCCCAATATCGTGATCCTGGCGCCGATCCTGTTCCCGCTGGCCCAGAACATCGGCATGAACGAGATCCAGTTCTGCGTCATGATGATCACCGCGCTCGGCGTGGGCTTTATTACCCCGCCGCTTGGGCTCAACCTATTCGTGGTGTCGGGGATAACGGGGGAATCGATCCTCAAGATCGCAGCGCGCGCCGTGCCGTTTGTGGGCTTCATGCTGATCGTGACGCTGATGATTGCCTACATCCCCTGGATCTCAACGGCGCTTCTGCCTGATGTGTATCGCTAG
- a CDS encoding universal stress protein gives MYDHIIVPMALDHGFGATALTLAQTLLNEGGRITVLHVYEQPSGTVNAYLDEGTVRQAFAAAEAKLATRMTNVPNAEAVVVKGHSGRTIIDFAASKNADCIIIGSHKPGLIDYLLGSTAARVVRHAHCAVHVLRDPE, from the coding sequence ATGTACGACCACATTATCGTGCCAATGGCGCTGGATCATGGCTTTGGGGCAACGGCGCTGACACTGGCGCAAACGCTTCTGAATGAGGGCGGGCGGATCACGGTGCTTCATGTCTATGAGCAGCCGTCCGGCACAGTGAATGCCTATCTGGATGAGGGGACAGTGCGTCAGGCCTTTGCCGCAGCGGAGGCCAAGCTGGCCACCCGCATGACAAATGTTCCCAACGCCGAAGCTGTTGTCGTCAAAGGCCACAGCGGGCGCACGATCATAGACTTCGCAGCCAGCAAGAATGCCGATTGCATCATCATCGGATCTCACAAACCGGGTTTGATTGACTACCTCCTCGGTTCGACCGCCGCCCGCGTCGTGCGCCACGCGCACTGCGCCGTGCATGTGTTGCGTGATCCCGAATAG
- a CDS encoding LacI family DNA-binding transcriptional regulator: MNDSRAIPTLQDVADLAEVSTATVSRCLNLPDQVSMKTRKKVDSAIDALGYTPNFGARVMAAQRTKTIGAIIPTMENAVFARGIQAFQEELDANGYTLLVASSSYQQDLEERQIRSLVARGADALLLIGYERDPEIFKYLHSRNIPALVTWAFDASQSRPSIGFDNRGSMRSLAREVLRLGHRRLAMISVDRGSNDRVAAREDGVYEAIREMGLPEKDLTLVVTNYSIETGASAFADVMQMARRPTVVFCANDVLAVGALREARKMGMIVPDDVSIVGFDDIELTQVTHPELTTVHVPHSEMGRLAAKALIDLLENGTPLRRHELVADIRLRGSLSPPAIR, from the coding sequence ATGAACGACAGTCGCGCCATTCCTACATTGCAAGACGTTGCGGATCTGGCCGAGGTCTCGACGGCAACAGTCTCGCGGTGCCTGAACCTGCCGGATCAGGTGTCCATGAAGACCCGCAAAAAAGTCGACAGCGCGATTGACGCCTTGGGCTATACTCCCAATTTCGGCGCGCGGGTGATGGCGGCGCAGCGCACCAAGACCATCGGTGCCATCATTCCGACGATGGAGAACGCGGTTTTCGCGCGCGGCATCCAAGCCTTCCAGGAGGAGCTGGACGCCAACGGCTACACCCTCCTGGTGGCAAGCTCCTCCTACCAACAGGACCTGGAGGAGCGGCAGATCAGGTCGCTGGTGGCCCGCGGCGCCGACGCGCTGTTGCTCATCGGCTACGAGCGGGACCCCGAGATCTTCAAATACCTGCACTCCCGCAACATCCCAGCCCTTGTCACCTGGGCGTTTGACGCGTCGCAGTCCCGGCCCTCTATCGGGTTCGACAATCGCGGCTCCATGCGAAGCCTGGCGCGCGAGGTTTTGCGCCTCGGTCACCGGCGGCTTGCGATGATTTCCGTGGACCGCGGGTCAAACGACCGTGTCGCAGCGCGCGAAGACGGCGTGTACGAAGCCATTCGCGAAATGGGCCTGCCGGAGAAGGACCTCACCCTTGTCGTGACCAACTACAGTATCGAAACGGGGGCGAGCGCATTTGCCGATGTGATGCAGATGGCCAGACGCCCGACAGTCGTATTTTGCGCCAATGACGTGCTTGCGGTGGGCGCGCTGAGAGAGGCGCGGAAGATGGGCATGATTGTCCCCGACGATGTATCAATCGTCGGTTTTGATGATATCGAGCTTACACAGGTCACCCATCCCGAACTGACGACCGTTCACGTCCCCCACAGCGAAATGGGGCGTCTTGCCGCAAAGGCGCTGATCGACCTTCTGGAGAACGGAACTCCCCTTCGCCGCCATGAGCTTGTTGCGGATATTCGCCTCCGTGGATCCCTCAGCCCACCCGCGATCCGATGA
- a CDS encoding carbohydrate ABC transporter permease, with translation MNKARRNPVNLFAAHGILIFYTVIALFPVFVILINSFKERRSIFREPLALPDGESFSTVGYETVFNQGDFFLYFQNSLIVTVASLFLVLLFGAMAAFALTEYKFKGNTLMGLYLALGIMIPIRIGTVAILEMMVSTGLVNTLWALILVYTAQGLPLAVFILSEFMRQVSDDLKNAGRIDGLNEYTIFFRLVLPLVRPAMATVAVFNMIPIWNDLWFPLILAPAEETKTLTLGSQVFIGQFVTDWNAVLSALSMAILPVMVLYVIFSRQLIRGITSGAVK, from the coding sequence ATGAACAAAGCACGCCGCAATCCCGTCAACCTCTTCGCCGCCCATGGCATCCTGATCTTCTACACGGTCATCGCCCTGTTTCCGGTGTTTGTGATCCTCATCAATAGCTTCAAGGAGCGGCGGTCGATCTTTCGTGAGCCTCTGGCCCTCCCGGATGGGGAAAGTTTCTCAACCGTCGGATACGAGACGGTCTTCAACCAAGGCGATTTCTTCCTCTACTTTCAGAACTCGCTGATCGTCACCGTCGCCTCCCTGTTCCTTGTCCTGCTGTTCGGGGCCATGGCCGCCTTCGCGCTGACCGAATACAAGTTCAAGGGCAACACGCTGATGGGCCTCTATCTGGCGCTCGGCATCATGATCCCGATCCGCATCGGCACCGTCGCAATTCTTGAGATGATGGTATCCACCGGTCTGGTGAACACGCTCTGGGCGCTGATCCTGGTCTACACCGCGCAAGGCCTGCCGCTGGCCGTCTTCATTCTGTCGGAATTCATGCGACAGGTGAGTGATGACCTGAAAAACGCGGGCCGCATTGATGGGTTGAATGAATACACAATCTTCTTCCGCCTTGTTTTGCCGCTGGTCCGTCCGGCCATGGCAACCGTCGCCGTGTTCAACATGATCCCGATCTGGAATGACCTGTGGTTCCCCCTGATCCTGGCCCCGGCGGAGGAAACCAAGACCCTCACGCTTGGCTCTCAGGTTTTCATCGGCCAGTTCGTGACCGACTGGAACGCGGTGCTGTCCGCGCTGTCGATGGCGATCCTGCCGGTTATGGTCCTCTACGTCATCTTCTCACGCCAACTGATCCGCGGCATCACCTCCGGCGCCGTCAAATGA
- a CDS encoding ABC transporter ATP-binding protein, with product MTALTLKNVTKSFGKVQVLHDINLEVEDGEFVVFIGPSGCGKSTLLRVISGLEDATSGEISIGGDAVNAVPPAKRGIAMVFQSYALYPHLTVKGNMALGLKQERRPKDEIEARVTEAARMLSLGEYLDRRPSELSGGQRQRVAIGRAVVRQPKLFLFDEPLSNLDAALRMNTRIEIARLHRTLDASMVYVTHDQTEAMTLADKIVVLRDGRVEQVGSPMELYNNPANQFVAGFLGAPSMNFLPAETVGGTPGTTIGIRPEHIRLSDNGRIKAVVSHVENLGGDTNVLLEIADGTQMTVRLFGQHHVAPDEATSITFDDADTYRFDQSGARIRTNPNVAEPVLSD from the coding sequence ATGACTGCTTTGACCCTCAAAAACGTCACCAAATCCTTCGGCAAGGTGCAGGTGCTGCACGATATCAATCTGGAGGTTGAGGACGGAGAATTCGTCGTCTTCATCGGCCCGTCCGGCTGCGGCAAGTCCACGCTGCTGCGTGTCATTTCCGGGCTGGAAGATGCCACAAGCGGCGAGATCAGCATTGGCGGCGATGCTGTTAACGCCGTCCCGCCCGCCAAACGTGGTATCGCGATGGTATTCCAGTCCTATGCCCTCTATCCGCACCTGACCGTCAAAGGGAACATGGCCCTTGGCCTCAAGCAGGAAAGGCGCCCAAAGGATGAGATTGAGGCGCGTGTGACCGAGGCTGCGCGGATGCTATCGCTTGGCGAGTATCTGGATCGGCGTCCGTCCGAGCTGTCGGGTGGGCAGCGCCAGCGCGTCGCCATTGGCCGCGCTGTGGTGCGCCAGCCCAAGTTGTTCCTCTTTGATGAGCCGCTCTCCAACCTCGACGCAGCGCTGCGGATGAACACGCGGATCGAGATCGCGCGCCTGCACCGCACGCTGGACGCCTCCATGGTCTACGTCACCCACGACCAGACCGAAGCGATGACCTTGGCCGATAAGATCGTCGTGCTGCGCGATGGTCGGGTGGAACAGGTCGGCTCCCCCATGGAGCTGTATAACAATCCCGCCAACCAGTTCGTCGCGGGCTTCCTTGGCGCGCCATCGATGAACTTTCTGCCCGCAGAGACGGTCGGCGGCACCCCCGGCACAACCATTGGCATCCGCCCGGAACACATCCGCCTGTCGGACAATGGGCGGATCAAGGCGGTGGTCAGCCATGTGGAAAATCTGGGCGGGGACACTAACGTCCTGCTGGAGATTGCCGATGGCACACAGATGACCGTCCGGCTGTTCGGCCAGCACCATGTCGCGCCCGATGAGGCCACGTCGATCACGTTTGACGACGCCGATACCTATCGCTTCGACCAATCGGGCGCGCGCATCCGGACCAACCCGAACGTGGCGGAACCGGTGCTGTCAGATTAG
- a CDS encoding TRAP transporter substrate-binding protein — MDHDTQELKSAERRNFLKLTGAGAFTAAMVAGGAGMLWSTEAAAQTQQEEAAREAAAEHIMTLATAYVLGASRSYPIMQLDLKENIQNMTNGKVYVRLAPGGQLGAGGALAQAVQSGTIQCAQHSLANFAPFASAVDLINLPYFCGSNQRFTNLTSSDAWKEEVDPRIGESGFKALMYIVIDPRVVAVRQGGDAIITPADMEGVKFRVPGSAMLQQYYRMVGANPTPVAWGETPSAIRQGVADALDPSVGALHVFGFGEILSHVTFTQAVPDSQVYSVNLEWFNSLPADVQEGIEFAGEVTQQQNLAKVPSARSYAMSQLSANGVEFHSLSDDQLAEWQSVGGYQLPDWDEFKVDLAGSMETFARLEEAAGTASRYYVHDA, encoded by the coding sequence TTGGATCACGACACTCAAGAGCTGAAGTCGGCAGAGCGCCGCAATTTCCTGAAGCTGACCGGCGCAGGTGCATTCACCGCCGCCATGGTCGCCGGTGGCGCGGGCATGCTGTGGTCGACTGAGGCCGCAGCCCAGACCCAACAGGAAGAGGCCGCGCGCGAAGCCGCAGCCGAGCACATTATGACGCTGGCCACGGCCTATGTTCTGGGTGCCTCGCGCAGCTATCCGATCATGCAACTGGACCTGAAAGAGAATATCCAGAACATGACCAACGGCAAAGTCTATGTGCGTCTCGCGCCGGGCGGTCAGTTGGGGGCAGGGGGCGCTTTGGCTCAGGCCGTGCAATCCGGCACGATCCAATGCGCGCAGCACTCGCTGGCCAACTTCGCACCGTTTGCCTCCGCCGTTGATCTGATCAACCTGCCGTATTTCTGCGGCTCCAACCAGCGCTTCACCAACCTGACCTCGTCGGATGCTTGGAAAGAAGAAGTGGACCCGCGTATCGGAGAGTCTGGTTTCAAAGCCCTGATGTATATCGTCATCGACCCCCGCGTCGTGGCCGTGCGCCAGGGCGGCGACGCGATCATCACGCCCGCCGACATGGAAGGCGTCAAGTTCCGCGTTCCCGGATCTGCAATGTTGCAGCAATACTACCGTATGGTCGGCGCCAACCCGACGCCCGTGGCCTGGGGTGAGACACCGTCCGCGATCCGCCAGGGTGTGGCCGACGCACTCGACCCGTCCGTGGGCGCATTGCACGTCTTCGGCTTTGGTGAAATCCTCAGCCATGTGACCTTCACGCAGGCCGTGCCCGACAGCCAAGTCTACTCGGTCAATCTGGAATGGTTCAACTCGCTGCCTGCCGACGTGCAGGAAGGCATTGAGTTTGCAGGCGAAGTCACCCAGCAGCAGAACCTGGCCAAAGTGCCCTCGGCGCGGTCCTACGCGATGTCCCAATTGTCGGCAAATGGGGTGGAGTTCCACTCCCTGTCGGACGATCAACTGGCCGAGTGGCAGTCCGTGGGCGGCTATCAATTGCCCGATTGGGACGAGTTCAAAGTCGATCTGGCCGGCTCCATGGAGACCTTCGCCCGTCTTGAGGAAGCCGCAGGCACCGCCAGCCGCTACTACGTCCACGACGCCTAA
- a CDS encoding TRAP transporter small permease has protein sequence MSNFLSHLNKNAERWLLLVFYVMLVGTMFIEVVRREVFAYSSIWGEEMVRYSFIYLAWVGAASAVKERGHIRIDVILNYVPPTVKTLIYIFGDIIMFVVACIALYWSWEAVHVSWKFGSVTHGLRISQTFFLFAVPFGFALVILRLIQSFLRDVSDLRNGRAVYEGDKLFD, from the coding sequence ATGTCCAACTTTCTCAGTCACCTGAACAAAAACGCCGAACGTTGGCTGCTTTTGGTGTTCTACGTCATGCTTGTGGGGACCATGTTTATCGAGGTCGTGCGGCGCGAGGTCTTTGCCTATTCCTCCATTTGGGGGGAGGAGATGGTGCGCTATTCCTTCATCTACCTGGCCTGGGTCGGTGCGGCCTCGGCGGTGAAAGAGCGTGGGCACATCCGGATCGACGTGATCCTGAATTATGTACCGCCCACCGTGAAAACGCTGATCTACATCTTCGGCGACATCATCATGTTTGTCGTGGCCTGTATCGCGCTCTATTGGTCATGGGAGGCGGTGCATGTGTCGTGGAAATTCGGCTCCGTGACCCATGGCTTGCGCATCAGCCAAACCTTCTTCCTGTTCGCCGTGCCGTTTGGTTTTGCCCTGGTCATCCTGAGGCTCATCCAATCCTTCCTGCGCGATGTCTCCGACCTTCGTAACGGCCGTGCCGTCTACGAAGGCGACAAGCTGTTCGACTGA
- a CDS encoding carbohydrate ABC transporter permease, whose amino-acid sequence MRQSRIKWHIIVFLAPAVLVYTAIMIVPLFNTLRLSLFTEVDQERIFVGLDNFRTLFGDPRWSESFWNALGNNFWFFFVHMLVQNPIGILLAALLSNPRLRFSAFYRTAIFVPTILSFVIVGFAWKLILSPIWGIAPEMLDAVGLGFLYQPWLGLEETSLTTLALISVWQFVGIPMMLIYAALLSIPDEILEAGECDGITGFSAFWKIKLPLILPSIGIISILTFVGNFNAFDLIYAAQGALAGPNYATDILGTFMYRTFFGFQLQLGDPHMGSAIASAMFAIILVGVCFYLFAIQSRMRRYQF is encoded by the coding sequence ATGCGCCAATCGCGTATCAAGTGGCATATCATCGTGTTCCTGGCACCGGCTGTGCTCGTCTACACCGCGATCATGATTGTCCCCCTGTTCAACACCCTGCGCCTGTCGCTGTTCACGGAGGTGGATCAGGAACGGATCTTCGTGGGCCTCGATAACTTCCGCACGCTCTTCGGGGACCCGCGTTGGTCCGAGAGCTTCTGGAACGCGCTTGGCAACAATTTCTGGTTTTTCTTCGTCCACATGCTGGTGCAAAATCCCATCGGCATTCTTCTGGCCGCGCTTCTTAGCAACCCGCGCCTGCGGTTCAGCGCCTTCTACCGCACCGCGATTTTCGTCCCCACCATCCTGTCCTTCGTGATCGTGGGCTTTGCGTGGAAGCTGATCCTGTCGCCGATCTGGGGCATCGCGCCCGAAATGCTGGACGCCGTGGGCCTTGGCTTCCTCTATCAACCCTGGCTGGGGCTGGAGGAGACGTCTCTGACGACCCTCGCCCTGATCTCCGTCTGGCAGTTCGTCGGCATCCCGATGATGCTGATCTACGCCGCGCTCCTGTCGATCCCCGATGAGATCCTTGAGGCAGGCGAATGTGACGGGATCACCGGATTTTCCGCCTTCTGGAAGATCAAACTGCCGCTGATCCTCCCGTCCATCGGCATCATCTCCATCCTGACGTTTGTGGGTAACTTCAATGCCTTCGACCTGATCTATGCCGCCCAGGGCGCGCTTGCCGGGCCGAACTATGCCACCGATATCCTTGGCACATTCATGTACCGCACCTTCTTCGGCTTCCAGTTGCAATTGGGCGACCCGCATATGGGCTCTGCCATCGCCAGCGCCATGTTCGCGATCATCCTTGTGGGTGTCTGCTTCTACCTCTTCGCCATCCAATCCCGGATGCGCCGGTATCAGTTTTAA